A genomic stretch from Streptomyces sp. QL37 includes:
- the pqqE gene encoding pyrroloquinoline quinone biosynthesis protein PqqE, with the protein MSTIAPPWGLLAELTHACPLHCGYCSNPLELARRSSELTAADWVDVFRQAADLGVLQTHLSGGEPLLRKDLETIVTGAEDAGVYTQLVTSGSGLTENRLRSLTGAGLRSVQLSVQHADPAASDRIAGSRAFAAKETAAELVKKAGLPLGVNAVLHRHNLDAVDGLVELALRWGADRIELANTQFYGWGLLNREALMPGRDQLARAVESVSRWRERLDGSLEIVWVAPDYFDGVAKACMGGWGAVSLTVAPDGTVLPCPAAATLPGLDPVDVRDHTLRWIWEESKAFNLYRGTDWMPSPCRSCERRDQDFGGCRCQAFALTGEATRTDPACSLSPDHATLTTLARPATGDVGDLIPRRPTVRPGETSHR; encoded by the coding sequence GTGAGCACGATCGCACCCCCGTGGGGCCTCCTGGCGGAACTGACACACGCCTGCCCGCTGCACTGCGGTTACTGTTCCAACCCGCTGGAACTGGCGCGCCGGTCCAGCGAGCTGACGGCCGCTGACTGGGTGGACGTCTTTCGTCAGGCGGCGGATCTCGGCGTCCTGCAGACTCATCTCTCCGGAGGCGAACCGCTGCTCCGCAAGGACCTCGAAACCATCGTGACCGGTGCGGAGGACGCCGGCGTCTACACCCAGCTGGTCACAAGCGGTTCAGGGCTCACCGAGAACCGACTGCGGTCCCTGACCGGCGCGGGACTGCGCAGCGTGCAGCTCTCGGTCCAGCACGCAGACCCCGCCGCCTCGGACCGCATCGCGGGCAGCCGGGCGTTCGCCGCCAAGGAGACCGCGGCCGAACTCGTCAAGAAGGCCGGACTGCCCCTGGGCGTCAATGCCGTACTGCACCGGCACAATCTGGACGCGGTGGACGGCCTCGTGGAGCTCGCGCTGCGCTGGGGAGCGGACCGGATCGAGCTGGCCAACACCCAGTTCTACGGATGGGGCCTCCTCAACCGGGAGGCCCTGATGCCCGGCCGGGACCAGCTCGCCCGCGCGGTGGAGTCCGTGAGCAGATGGCGGGAGCGGCTCGACGGGAGCCTGGAGATCGTCTGGGTGGCACCGGACTACTTCGACGGAGTGGCCAAAGCCTGCATGGGCGGCTGGGGAGCCGTCTCCCTCACCGTGGCCCCGGACGGCACTGTGCTGCCCTGCCCCGCGGCAGCCACCCTCCCCGGACTCGACCCGGTCGACGTCAGGGACCACACCCTGCGCTGGATATGGGAGGAGTCCAAGGCGTTCAACCTCTATCGGGGAACGGACTGGATGCCCTCTCCGTGCCGGTCCTGCGAGCGACGCGACCAGGACTTCGGAGGCTGCCGGTGCCAGGCCTTCGCACTGACCGGCGAAGCCACCCGCACCGACCCGGCCTGCTCCCTCTCACCCGATCACGCGACACTGACGACGCTCGCCCGGCCGGCCACGGGTGACGTGGGAGACCTGATTCCACGCCGCCCCACCGTCCGGCCGGGCGAGACGTCACACAGGTGA
- the pqqA gene encoding pyrroloquinoline quinone precursor peptide PqqA: MLESTTAQQQEETTPATPGGWVTPDFTVVDTAMEVTAYSLNTL; the protein is encoded by the coding sequence ATGCTCGAATCCACCACGGCCCAGCAGCAGGAAGAGACCACCCCCGCCACGCCCGGAGGCTGGGTCACGCCGGACTTCACGGTCGTCGACACGGCCATGGAGGTCACCGCCTACTCGCTCAACACCCTCTAG
- the pqqD gene encoding pyrroloquinoline quinone biosynthesis peptide chaperone PqqD, which translates to MTAHDPGHWCPRPAPAVVLRHDRARDNHVLLMPERVVVLTGSAPHVMELCDGTRTVAQITDELRERFPGAPVDAEVASFVERIRKEGWIR; encoded by the coding sequence ATGACCGCCCACGACCCCGGCCACTGGTGCCCGCGACCCGCACCCGCCGTGGTCCTGCGACACGACCGGGCGCGCGACAACCACGTACTGCTGATGCCGGAACGCGTCGTCGTGCTGACGGGGAGCGCCCCTCACGTGATGGAGCTCTGTGACGGCACACGCACGGTCGCACAGATCACCGATGAACTCCGGGAACGCTTCCCCGGAGCCCCTGTGGACGCAGAAGTGGCTTCGTTCGTGGAACGGATACGCAAGGAAGGCTGGATCCGGTGA
- a CDS encoding glycosyl hydrolase family 18 protein, which translates to MITPFAVRLTRAVTVAGLLAATVLPTAAGAASAPLPDPPPAPATASGPSVRPSAPAPRTVSAWLPYWDQEGAYQDALRHAGQLHTVSPFWYEAVSAGRIDPHPGAGESRIIDGLHRAGTKVVPTVMETMKSGALAAILTSPARRTEHVDALMRTVATRDYDGLDLDYESIAATGDATYASVRDGFTALATDLCRRLHTLGKQCVMTVFPKTATTGRIWDYAALGRVADRIRIMGYNLHWSGGDPGPLADTRWYDDILTRATALVPPAKLEMGLPAYGWDWPADSASTAATKHVTWKEAEALRARQGAPYRFDEVSGTPYFTYRDGSESREVWYQDARGIAAHLPVLRKHGVTNTALWALNFEDPKIWPVLAGG; encoded by the coding sequence ATGATCACCCCCTTCGCCGTCCGGCTGACCCGCGCCGTCACGGTCGCCGGACTCCTCGCAGCCACGGTGCTGCCCACGGCCGCTGGTGCGGCGTCAGCCCCGCTCCCGGACCCGCCCCCGGCACCTGCCACCGCGTCAGGTCCGTCCGTCCGCCCCTCCGCACCCGCCCCGAGGACCGTGTCGGCGTGGCTGCCCTACTGGGACCAGGAGGGCGCCTACCAGGACGCCCTGCGCCACGCCGGCCAGCTGCACACCGTCAGCCCGTTCTGGTACGAAGCAGTCTCGGCCGGCCGGATCGACCCGCACCCGGGTGCGGGCGAGAGCCGCATCATCGACGGACTGCACCGGGCCGGGACCAAGGTCGTCCCCACGGTCATGGAGACCATGAAGTCCGGTGCCCTGGCGGCGATCCTCACCAGCCCCGCCCGGCGCACAGAGCACGTCGACGCGCTGATGCGCACCGTCGCCACCCGCGACTACGACGGCCTCGACCTCGACTACGAATCCATCGCCGCCACCGGCGACGCCACCTACGCCTCGGTGCGCGACGGCTTCACCGCCCTGGCCACCGACCTCTGCCGACGCCTGCACACCCTGGGCAAGCAGTGCGTGATGACGGTCTTCCCGAAGACGGCCACGACCGGCCGTATCTGGGACTACGCGGCCCTCGGGCGTGTCGCCGACCGTATCCGGATCATGGGCTACAACCTGCACTGGTCGGGCGGTGACCCCGGGCCGCTCGCGGACACCCGCTGGTACGACGACATCCTGACCCGCGCCACCGCACTCGTACCGCCCGCGAAACTGGAGATGGGCCTTCCCGCGTACGGCTGGGACTGGCCCGCGGACAGTGCGAGCACGGCCGCCACCAAGCACGTCACCTGGAAGGAGGCGGAAGCGCTGCGCGCCCGGCAGGGTGCCCCCTACCGGTTCGACGAGGTCTCAGGCACCCCGTACTTCACCTACCGCGACGGCAGCGAGTCCCGCGAGGTCTGGTACCAGGACGCACGGGGGATCGCCGCCCACCTGCCGGTGCTGCGCAAGCACGGCGTGACCAACACCGCCCTGTGGGCGCTCAACTTCGAGGACCCGAAGATCTGGCCGGTACTCGCCGGCGGTTGA
- the egtB gene encoding ergothioneine biosynthesis protein EgtB, whose protein sequence is MTDTSAPRTGQEFDPESLRERALAALLAARERTALLTDSVDDHELTAQHSPLMSPLVWDLAHIGNQEELWLLRAVGGREAMRPEIDGLYDAFEHSRASRPSLPLLAPAEARTYAADVRGRALDILGGAPLHAGGRPLEQAGFAFGMVAQHEQQHDETMLITHQLRSGPAVLDAPEPPEPTGAVTLPSEVLVPGGPFTMGTSTEPWALDNERPAHRREVAAFHIDTAPVTCGAYRRFIEDGGYTDERWWAPEGWAMVREHGLTAPLFWHRDAGQWLRRRFGVTEPVQADEPVLHVSWYEADAYARWAGRRLPTEPEWEKAARHDPASGRSLRYPWGDEDPTPERANLGQRHLRPAAAGAYAAGRAPSGAGQLIGDVWEWTSSDFLPYPGFVAFPYREYSEVFFGPGHKVLRGGSFAVDPVACRGTFRNWDLPVRRQIFSGFRTARDA, encoded by the coding sequence ATGACCGACACCTCCGCTCCGCGCACCGGCCAGGAGTTCGACCCGGAGTCGCTGCGCGAGCGTGCCCTGGCGGCGCTCCTCGCCGCCCGCGAGCGCACCGCTCTCCTCACCGACAGCGTCGACGACCACGAGCTCACCGCTCAGCACTCCCCCCTGATGTCGCCGCTGGTCTGGGACCTGGCGCACATCGGCAACCAGGAGGAGCTGTGGCTGCTGCGGGCCGTCGGCGGCCGTGAGGCGATGCGCCCCGAGATCGACGGTCTGTACGACGCCTTCGAGCACTCCCGGGCCAGCAGGCCCTCCCTGCCCCTGCTGGCACCGGCGGAGGCACGGACGTACGCGGCGGATGTGCGGGGCAGGGCCCTGGACATCCTCGGCGGCGCTCCTCTGCACGCCGGGGGGCGCCCGCTGGAGCAGGCGGGATTCGCCTTCGGCATGGTCGCCCAGCACGAACAGCAGCACGACGAGACGATGCTGATCACCCATCAGCTCCGCTCGGGCCCGGCGGTGCTCGATGCTCCGGAGCCCCCGGAGCCCACCGGCGCCGTCACACTGCCGTCGGAGGTCCTGGTCCCTGGAGGCCCCTTCACCATGGGGACCTCCACCGAGCCGTGGGCTCTGGACAACGAACGGCCCGCGCACCGGCGCGAGGTGGCGGCCTTCCACATCGACACCGCGCCGGTCACCTGCGGCGCGTACCGGCGCTTCATCGAGGACGGCGGCTACACCGACGAGCGCTGGTGGGCGCCCGAGGGCTGGGCGATGGTCCGCGAACACGGCCTGACCGCACCTCTGTTCTGGCACCGGGACGCGGGCCAGTGGCTGCGCCGGCGCTTCGGGGTGACCGAGCCCGTGCAGGCGGACGAGCCGGTGCTCCATGTCAGCTGGTACGAGGCGGACGCGTACGCCCGCTGGGCGGGCCGTCGCCTGCCGACCGAGCCGGAGTGGGAGAAGGCCGCCCGTCACGACCCCGCCTCGGGGCGTTCGCTGCGCTATCCCTGGGGCGACGAGGACCCGACACCCGAGCGGGCCAATCTGGGCCAGCGCCATCTCCGTCCTGCCGCGGCCGGTGCCTATGCGGCCGGCCGGGCCCCGTCGGGCGCGGGCCAGCTGATCGGGGACGTGTGGGAGTGGACGTCGAGCGACTTCCTGCCCTACCCCGGCTTCGTCGCGTTCCCGTACCGCGAGTACTCGGAGGTGTTCTTCGGCCCCGGGCACAAGGTGCTGCGCGGCGGCTCGTTCGCCGTGGATCCGGTGGCGTGCCGGGGCACCTTCCGCAACTGGGACCTCCCCGTCCGGCGCCAGATCTTCTCCGGGTTCCGCACGGCGAGGGATGCCTGA
- the egtA gene encoding ergothioneine biosynthesis glutamate--cysteine ligase EgtA, with translation MPPDTLGQHGPPVGAAPLGEEEAEDLLRGICFKTGPPRTVGVELEWLIHDREHPEVAVSHDRLRAAADAVRATPLDAALTFEPGGQLELSSQPAGSLMACVDATAADLVSVRDTLGRAGLTLAGMGVDPWHPPRRLLQEPRYDAMETALDRSGSAGRAMMCTSASVQVCLDAGEEEPGPLGYGRRWQLGNLLGAVLVAAFANSPFRQGRRTGWQSTRQALWAGLDPARTLAPQSRLAPREAWAEHVLATPVMCVRSDDGPWAVPHGLTFRDWIRGGGPRPPVRADLDYHLTTLFPPVRPRGHLELRMIDAQSGTDGWLVPLAVTTALFDDPEAAETVYRTVKPLAETAGLPAAPRNPLWTAAAREGLGDPELAVAAAACFAAALEALPRIGASDHVLGTVAAFHDRYVARGRCPADDFPDPAQAPYGKGLVR, from the coding sequence ATGCCCCCGGACACTCTCGGCCAGCACGGCCCGCCCGTCGGCGCGGCGCCGCTCGGCGAGGAAGAAGCGGAGGATCTACTCCGCGGCATATGTTTCAAGACGGGACCGCCCCGGACGGTCGGTGTGGAGCTGGAATGGCTCATTCACGACCGTGAACATCCCGAGGTCGCCGTCTCCCACGACCGCCTCCGCGCCGCGGCCGACGCCGTGCGCGCGACCCCGCTGGACGCTGCCCTGACCTTCGAACCCGGCGGTCAGCTGGAGCTCAGCTCCCAGCCGGCGGGCTCCCTGATGGCCTGCGTCGACGCCACGGCCGCCGATCTGGTCTCCGTGCGCGACACTCTCGGCCGAGCCGGGCTTACCTTGGCCGGCATGGGCGTGGACCCGTGGCACCCACCGCGCCGTCTGCTTCAGGAGCCGCGGTACGACGCCATGGAAACCGCGCTCGACCGGTCGGGGTCCGCGGGCCGCGCCATGATGTGCACCTCCGCTTCCGTCCAGGTCTGCCTGGACGCCGGTGAGGAGGAGCCGGGCCCACTGGGCTACGGGCGGCGCTGGCAGCTCGGGAACCTGCTGGGGGCTGTGCTGGTCGCCGCCTTCGCCAATTCGCCGTTCCGGCAGGGCAGGCGCACCGGCTGGCAGTCGACCAGGCAGGCGCTGTGGGCCGGCCTCGATCCGGCCAGGACGCTCGCGCCGCAGAGCCGGCTCGCGCCCAGGGAGGCCTGGGCCGAACATGTGCTCGCCACACCGGTGATGTGTGTCCGGAGCGACGACGGACCCTGGGCCGTGCCGCACGGACTGACGTTCCGGGACTGGATCCGCGGCGGTGGGCCGAGGCCGCCGGTGCGGGCCGATCTCGACTATCACCTCACCACGCTGTTCCCGCCGGTGCGCCCGCGCGGGCACCTGGAACTGCGCATGATCGACGCCCAGTCCGGCACCGACGGCTGGCTCGTACCCCTTGCCGTCACCACCGCTCTCTTCGACGACCCGGAGGCAGCAGAGACCGTGTACCGCACCGTGAAACCTCTGGCCGAGACCGCGGGCCTGCCGGCCGCCCCCCGCAATCCGCTCTGGACCGCCGCCGCTCGCGAGGGGCTCGGGGATCCGGAGCTGGCGGTGGCGGCCGCGGCCTGCTTCGCGGCGGCGCTGGAGGCGCTGCCCAGGATCGGGGCGAGTGACCACGTCCTCGGGACGGTCGCCGCCTTCCACGACCGCTATGTGGCCCGGGGCCGATGTCCGGCCGACGATTTTCCCGACCCGGCGCAGGCGCCGTACGGAAAGGGCTTGGTCCGATGA
- a CDS encoding TIGR02452 family protein yields MSARLRGIARETESIVLAGRYRTPEGREVTIERALAAALSGTRLYGPEPVHVAVLDTDRSPVVEVTAETSLQAARRMTDEAAAKVAVLNYASARNPGGGYLNGAQAQEESLCRGSALYATLLRTPEFYAHHRAERSAFYTDRVIHSPGVPVFRDDRGRLLDTPYSAGFLTSPAPNAGVIRSREPDQVPRIPAVLASRAERVLEVAAVRGYRRLVLGAWGCGVFMNDPAGVAAAFRALLTDGGRFAGHFEQIVFGVPDRDPDSAVRAAFTRAFGRQLQP; encoded by the coding sequence ATGAGCGCACGACTGCGCGGCATCGCGCGAGAGACCGAGTCCATCGTCCTGGCGGGTCGGTACCGCACGCCCGAGGGGCGCGAGGTGACGATCGAGCGTGCTCTGGCCGCCGCGCTCTCCGGCACCAGGCTCTACGGGCCCGAGCCGGTCCACGTGGCCGTCCTGGACACCGATCGCAGCCCGGTCGTCGAGGTGACCGCCGAGACGAGCCTGCAGGCGGCACGCCGGATGACGGACGAGGCGGCGGCCAAGGTGGCGGTGCTCAACTACGCCTCCGCCCGCAACCCCGGCGGCGGCTATCTGAACGGCGCGCAGGCCCAGGAGGAGTCCCTCTGCCGGGGCTCCGCGCTCTACGCCACGCTGCTGCGGACCCCTGAGTTCTACGCGCACCACCGCGCCGAACGCAGCGCCTTCTACACCGACCGGGTCATTCACTCACCCGGCGTACCGGTCTTCCGTGACGACCGGGGAAGGCTGCTGGACACGCCGTACTCCGCCGGGTTCCTCACCTCGCCCGCGCCCAACGCCGGAGTGATCCGCAGCAGGGAACCGGACCAGGTCCCTCGCATCCCCGCGGTGCTGGCGAGTCGTGCCGAACGAGTGCTCGAAGTCGCCGCCGTCCGCGGGTACCGACGCCTGGTCCTGGGGGCGTGGGGCTGCGGCGTCTTCATGAACGACCCGGCCGGGGTGGCCGCGGCGTTCCGTGCCCTGCTCACCGACGGCGGGCGGTTCGCCGGCCACTTCGAGCAGATCGTGTTCGGCGTCCCGGACCGCGACCCCGACTCCGCCGTCCGGGCGGCCTTCACCCGCGCGTTCGGCCGTCAGCTCCAGCCGTAG
- the egtC gene encoding ergothioneine biosynthesis protein EgtC, whose amino-acid sequence MCRHIAYLGPPVALGDVLVSPAHGLVRQSWEPRRQRHGTVNADGFGVGWYAEGDPVPGRYRRTGPVWGDETFADLARVVRSTALLAAVRDATFAGADGEAAAAPFAEGRLLFSHNGAVRGWPGSLAALAGDLPPERLLALAARSDSALIWALVLHRAAQGDEIARAVADTVRDVGAAAPGSRLNLLLTDGSTIVATTWGDSLWYLHEAGRRTVVASEPYDDDPYWREVPDRTLLAATRTDVLLTPLKEPTA is encoded by the coding sequence ATGTGCCGTCATATCGCCTACCTGGGGCCGCCAGTGGCGCTGGGAGACGTGCTGGTCTCCCCCGCTCACGGGCTCGTGCGCCAGTCCTGGGAGCCACGACGTCAGCGCCACGGCACGGTCAACGCCGACGGGTTCGGGGTCGGCTGGTACGCGGAGGGGGATCCCGTGCCCGGCCGCTACCGCCGCACCGGGCCCGTCTGGGGCGACGAGACCTTCGCCGATCTGGCCCGCGTGGTGCGCAGCACGGCGCTGCTCGCCGCGGTCCGTGACGCGACGTTCGCCGGGGCGGACGGCGAGGCCGCCGCCGCGCCCTTCGCCGAGGGTCGCCTGCTGTTCAGCCATAACGGCGCCGTACGGGGCTGGCCGGGCTCCCTGGCGGCGCTCGCCGGGGACCTGCCCCCCGAGAGGCTGCTCGCCCTCGCGGCGCGGAGCGACTCGGCGCTGATCTGGGCCCTGGTGCTCCACCGGGCGGCGCAGGGTGACGAGATAGCCCGGGCGGTCGCCGACACGGTCCGGGATGTCGGCGCGGCCGCCCCCGGTTCACGCCTCAATCTGCTGCTCACCGACGGTTCCACCATCGTGGCGACCACCTGGGGCGACTCTCTCTGGTATCTCCACGAAGCGGGCCGCCGCACGGTGGTGGCCTCCGAGCCGTACGACGACGATCCGTACTGGCGCGAGGTCCCGGACCGCACCCTGCTGGCCGCCACGCGCACCGATGTCCTGCTGACCCCGCTCAAGGAGCCCACCGCGTGA
- a CDS encoding MBL fold metallo-hydrolase yields MLLLALGTAAGGGVPQWNCACPGCSGARAHPDRRRSHDSLAVLGHDPSSWLLVNAGPDITDHLEAHAGLRPGAGEERTPVVRVLLTDAELDHTLGLLRLREARHVEIYATAPVRKALRERLALDTVLTPYTSLTWRDLPPTGQTPAVVAGIEVSAVPLSAKRPRYAADASEDATWVVAARLHDPVSGRTALYAPALAAWTENFATEAAGADCVFVDGTFWDDEEPRRLGISARTSTGMGHLPVEGPGGTAARLARLPARCLYTHLNNTNPLVDPSAPQHGVLGEWGLEVAQDGMVIEL; encoded by the coding sequence GTGCTGCTGCTCGCACTGGGCACGGCAGCGGGTGGGGGAGTTCCCCAGTGGAACTGCGCGTGCCCCGGATGCTCCGGGGCACGCGCCCACCCCGACCGTCGCCGCAGCCACGACTCCCTCGCCGTCCTCGGACACGATCCGTCCTCGTGGTTGCTGGTCAACGCGGGCCCGGACATCACAGATCACCTGGAGGCCCACGCCGGACTCCGGCCCGGCGCCGGGGAGGAGCGCACGCCCGTGGTCCGGGTCCTGCTCACCGACGCGGAACTCGACCACACCCTGGGCCTTCTACGGCTGCGGGAGGCGCGGCACGTGGAGATCTACGCCACCGCCCCCGTGCGGAAGGCGCTGCGGGAACGCCTGGCACTGGACACCGTCCTCACGCCGTACACCTCACTCACCTGGCGGGATCTGCCACCGACCGGGCAGACTCCCGCGGTGGTCGCCGGGATCGAGGTCTCCGCCGTTCCCCTGTCCGCCAAGCGCCCCCGGTACGCCGCCGACGCTTCGGAGGACGCCACCTGGGTCGTCGCTGCCCGGCTCCACGACCCCGTCAGCGGCAGGACGGCGCTCTATGCGCCGGCGCTCGCGGCATGGACCGAGAATTTCGCGACGGAGGCAGCGGGAGCCGACTGCGTCTTCGTCGACGGAACCTTCTGGGACGACGAGGAACCAAGGCGGCTGGGTATCTCGGCCCGGACGTCCACCGGGATGGGCCATCTGCCGGTCGAGGGCCCCGGTGGCACAGCCGCGCGACTGGCGCGGTTGCCGGCTCGCTGCCTTTACACCCACCTCAACAACACGAACCCCTTGGTCGATCCCTCCGCCCCGCAGCACGGAGTCCTCGGCGAGTGGGGGCTCGAAGTGGCACAGGACGGCATGGTGATCGAACTATGA
- a CDS encoding ThuA domain-containing protein → MSGRTLRARALSTRTAVLVTLGTAVVMVAALLATGTLSVAHGRIGTGAKELGDPDYGVCRGLDPDCYHDWGNFDPAEGYRVLLYTRTAGPRHANLGPALATGLNPPLTDANVVQKSMIKLGGTGGFQVDYTEDVTQLSSPSTLFKYNAVVFFSTSRDALDDAAQTSLRQYIRGGGGFVGLHNAFGTEYNWPWYEGLLGNANFYDHGPSQSGTVRTVGRKDVSTRELPSRWNFTDEWYNLVPAPTKVRVLAEVDESTLAKGVAGNYSHPGHGNEHAVAWCQYYDGGRSWVTTLGHDARQFTTDGSFAGAAEFQKLVIGGIQSAAGMKPFCK, encoded by the coding sequence ATGTCAGGAAGAACGCTCCGGGCGAGAGCCCTGAGCACCCGCACAGCCGTCCTCGTCACACTCGGGACGGCGGTAGTCATGGTCGCGGCACTCCTCGCGACCGGGACCCTCAGCGTCGCCCACGGCCGGATCGGCACCGGGGCGAAGGAACTGGGCGACCCGGACTACGGGGTGTGCCGCGGCCTGGATCCCGACTGCTACCACGACTGGGGCAACTTCGACCCGGCCGAGGGCTACCGGGTCCTGCTCTACACCCGCACGGCGGGACCCCGCCACGCCAACCTGGGCCCTGCTCTGGCAACCGGCCTGAACCCACCGCTCACCGACGCGAACGTGGTCCAGAAGTCCATGATCAAGCTGGGCGGGACGGGCGGTTTCCAGGTCGACTACACCGAGGACGTCACCCAACTGTCCTCCCCCAGCACCCTGTTCAAGTACAACGCGGTGGTCTTCTTCTCCACCAGCCGGGATGCCCTGGACGACGCCGCGCAGACCTCTCTGCGCCAGTACATCCGCGGCGGCGGCGGTTTCGTGGGTCTCCACAACGCCTTCGGCACCGAATACAACTGGCCCTGGTACGAGGGCCTGCTGGGCAACGCCAACTTCTACGACCACGGCCCCTCGCAGTCGGGCACCGTGCGGACGGTGGGGCGCAAGGACGTTTCCACCAGGGAGCTTCCGTCCCGCTGGAACTTCACCGACGAGTGGTACAACCTGGTGCCCGCCCCCACCAAGGTGCGCGTACTGGCCGAGGTCGACGAGAGCACGCTCGCGAAGGGGGTGGCCGGCAACTACAGCCATCCCGGCCACGGCAACGAGCACGCGGTCGCATGGTGCCAGTACTACGACGGCGGGCGCTCCTGGGTCACCACACTGGGCCACGACGCCAGACAGTTCACCACGGACGGATCCTTCGCCGGTGCCGCCGAGTTCCAGAAGCTCGTCATCGGAGGCATCCAGTCCGCCGCAGGCATGAAGCCGTTCTGCAAGTAA
- a CDS encoding type II toxin-antitoxin system PemK/MazF family toxin produces MTFQHINHSSDSTTDFPGRSGPAATTEAEPRDAGPVRTSYAPDRDGDPDPGEIVWTWVPFEENDGRGKDRPVLVVAREERGTLLAVQLSSKQHDGDHEWVSLGAGPWDSSGRASWVDLDRVLRVHEDGMRREACELDRGRYDLVVGRLRERYGWS; encoded by the coding sequence ATGACGTTCCAGCACATCAACCACAGCAGCGACAGCACGACCGACTTCCCCGGCCGCAGCGGCCCGGCCGCCACCACGGAGGCCGAGCCACGCGATGCGGGGCCGGTCCGCACGTCGTACGCCCCCGATCGCGACGGTGATCCCGACCCCGGCGAGATCGTCTGGACCTGGGTGCCGTTCGAGGAGAACGACGGGCGCGGCAAGGACCGGCCGGTTCTCGTCGTGGCCCGGGAGGAGCGGGGGACGCTTCTCGCCGTGCAGTTGTCCAGCAAGCAGCACGACGGGGACCACGAGTGGGTCTCCCTGGGAGCAGGGCCGTGGGACAGCTCGGGACGGGCCTCCTGGGTGGATCTGGACCGGGTCCTGCGGGTGCACGAGGACGGGATGCGGCGCGAGGCCTGTGAGCTGGACCGGGGAAGGTACGACCTGGTGGTGGGGCGGCTGCGGGAGCGCTACGGCTGGAGCTGA
- the pqqC gene encoding pyrroloquinoline-quinone synthase PqqC, with product MTTAPARSARAATPVARQDDSPLPPAAFEHELRELARSRYHDTHPFNVRMHEGGLSPAELRAWVANRFHYQRSIPVKDALILAKLPEPSMRRSWLRRIQDHDGPAEGEGGIERWLRLGEAVGLDRAQMESGESVLPGVRLAVDGYVNFCRLSPALEAVASSLTELCAPNIMLTRLETFPIHYPWIEEPGLAYFRSRVPQGRRDGVEALTWVTDWARTRSEQLAALSALSFKCDVLWSLLDAVEHGSRPVSSR from the coding sequence ATGACAACCGCACCCGCACGGTCGGCCCGGGCCGCGACACCCGTGGCACGGCAGGATGACAGCCCCCTGCCGCCTGCCGCCTTCGAGCACGAACTGCGAGAGCTCGCGCGGAGCCGCTACCACGACACCCATCCGTTCAACGTGAGGATGCACGAAGGCGGGCTCAGTCCCGCCGAACTCCGCGCCTGGGTCGCCAACCGCTTCCACTACCAGCGCAGCATCCCCGTGAAGGACGCGCTGATCCTCGCGAAGCTCCCCGAGCCGTCGATGCGGCGGTCCTGGTTGCGCAGGATCCAGGACCACGACGGTCCCGCGGAGGGCGAAGGCGGCATCGAGCGCTGGCTGCGGCTCGGCGAGGCGGTCGGCCTCGACCGCGCCCAGATGGAATCGGGCGAGTCCGTCCTCCCCGGCGTGCGGCTCGCGGTCGACGGCTACGTCAACTTCTGCCGACTGAGCCCCGCGTTGGAGGCTGTGGCGTCCTCACTCACGGAGCTGTGCGCGCCGAACATCATGCTGACCCGTCTGGAGACCTTTCCGATCCACTATCCGTGGATCGAGGAACCGGGGCTCGCCTACTTCCGGAGCCGGGTCCCACAAGGACGCCGCGACGGCGTGGAAGCGCTGACCTGGGTCACCGACTGGGCGCGGACCCGCTCCGAACAGCTCGCCGCCCTGTCGGCCCTCTCCTTCAAGTGTGACGTCCTGTGGTCGTTGCTGGATGCCGTGGAGCACGGGAGCCGACCGGTGAGCTCGCGATGA